The Gemmatimonas sp. UBA7669 genome window below encodes:
- a CDS encoding carboxypeptidase regulatory-like domain-containing protein — protein MTHPGILTTLLAFGLSGLCLLPARSHAQGGPPRQPPTGKPPVGKAPVAPAAAGPTLAIPYARIQGEVYDSVAMAPLAQATVQFVDAQNPSSVRSVRTDSLGSFVLDSVRLGSYLVGMIHPQLDRLGLDTRVVQVNVPQAGDQTLPLAVPGPATILATVCRNAGADMAEGAWVGLVRTANGAPLGGPARVRAQFRETVISGSGLQRRFPTRFADASSTGAFAVCGLPADAQITSRAYAGSDSSGVVEYKVPAHGLLVRDIIIANPKRVATTGAAGRTLSQLKGTGRVRGTVRDSLGRPLLGARVTLPGAVGQAESNANGQFALDSLPGGSWMIEARAVGFEPLRVPVDILDDAEANAVINMASLTPTVDTVRVQADRWAQQMAGFEERKKIGGGYYMDDAFLQRRNAQYTADIFRATPGVQVQPGNLGSDRVMMRGNAGTGTCVPAVFLNGVLTPAPGGILDNLVNPTDIRAVEVYPRTGSVPIQFQDRNGCGSIVIWTGARRPR, from the coding sequence TTCTGACCACCCTGCTGGCCTTCGGCCTCTCCGGCCTCTGCCTGCTACCGGCCCGTTCCCACGCACAGGGTGGTCCGCCCCGGCAGCCTCCGACCGGCAAGCCGCCGGTGGGCAAGGCGCCGGTAGCGCCAGCCGCTGCGGGACCAACCCTCGCCATCCCCTACGCCCGCATTCAGGGCGAGGTGTACGACAGCGTGGCCATGGCCCCACTGGCCCAGGCCACGGTGCAGTTTGTCGACGCGCAGAACCCCAGCAGTGTGCGCAGCGTGCGCACCGATTCCCTGGGCAGCTTCGTGCTCGACTCGGTGCGCCTCGGCAGCTACCTCGTGGGCATGATTCACCCGCAGCTTGATCGCCTCGGCCTCGACACGCGCGTGGTGCAGGTCAATGTGCCGCAAGCGGGGGACCAGACCCTGCCGCTGGCCGTGCCGGGACCGGCCACCATTCTCGCCACCGTCTGCCGCAACGCGGGGGCCGACATGGCCGAGGGCGCCTGGGTGGGTCTGGTGCGCACCGCCAATGGGGCGCCGCTGGGCGGTCCCGCGCGCGTGCGCGCGCAGTTCCGCGAAACCGTGATTTCGGGCAGCGGCCTGCAGCGCCGCTTCCCCACCCGCTTTGCCGACGCGAGCAGCACCGGGGCGTTTGCGGTCTGCGGCCTGCCCGCCGATGCACAGATCACTTCACGCGCCTACGCCGGCTCGGACTCGAGCGGCGTCGTGGAGTACAAGGTGCCAGCGCACGGCCTGCTCGTGCGCGACATCATCATCGCCAACCCGAAGCGGGTCGCCACGACGGGCGCCGCGGGTCGCACGCTCTCGCAACTCAAGGGCACAGGCCGCGTGCGCGGCACCGTGCGCGACTCCCTGGGCCGCCCACTGCTCGGCGCGCGCGTCACCCTGCCGGGTGCAGTCGGCCAGGCCGAGTCGAATGCCAATGGACAGTTCGCGCTCGACTCACTCCCCGGTGGCAGTTGGATGATCGAGGCCCGCGCCGTGGGCTTCGAGCCCCTGCGTGTACCGGTGGACATTCTCGACGACGCTGAAGCCAACGCCGTCATCAACATGGCGTCACTGACGCCCACCGTGGACACGGTGCGTGTGCAGGCGGATCGCTGGGCGCAGCAGATGGCGGGCTTCGAGGAACGCAAGAAGATCGGCGGCGGCTACTACATGGACGATGCCTTCCTGCAGCGTCGCAACGCGCAGTACACCGCGGACATCTTCCGCGCGACGCCCGGCGTGCAGGTGCAGCCCGGCAACCTGGGATCTGACCGCGTCATGATGCGTGGCAACGCCGGCACCGGCACCTGCGTGCCGGCGGTGTTCCTCAACGGGGTGCTCACACCCGCACCCGGTGGCATCCTCGACAACCTCGTCAATCCGACGGACATCCGCGCCGTCGAGGTCTATCCGCGCACGGGCAGCGTGCCCATTCAGTTCCAGGATCGCAACGGCTGCGGCTCCATCGTCATCTGGACCGGCGCGCGTCGACCGCGCTGA
- a CDS encoding sensor domain-containing diguanylate cyclase, with protein MTPEALLDLFLLSPVGLVELNEDGRVEVANLAARRLLSPFTPTGSLEDLVGALNTIAPDLSARVRGFDSPRGVIVDSVELLAPGSQHGVFLSLVKVATGRIVAVATDAAELASARGLVSRLEQRLHAVEGAVREYAIYTIDREGRIDSWSEAAERVHQWPASVVVGQPMTVLLPADHGDSYLQDTLALAARNGWCEEEGHRQRQDGTLFWSNTVITALRGASGEALGFSVVTHDQSERRKLEEQTRDDASSTTDYLTGVAARRAFFDVAQSEVARARRYGQPLTMLLVDPDNFADTVAQHGEGFASEWLRAIAWVCRQESRTTDVVGRVGGEAFAVLLPSTELSGGLVLAERIRERMQRHVFAGDYQGARCTLSIGVAEVSEGITGVDGLMTTAGTAVERARQAGMNLVVGYDD; from the coding sequence GTGACCCCCGAGGCGCTGCTCGACCTGTTTCTGCTTTCGCCCGTCGGCCTCGTGGAGCTCAACGAGGATGGGCGGGTGGAGGTGGCCAACCTGGCCGCGCGGCGTCTGTTGTCGCCGTTCACGCCCACCGGGTCCCTTGAAGATCTGGTGGGTGCACTCAATACCATTGCCCCCGACCTCTCGGCGCGCGTGCGCGGATTCGACAGTCCGCGTGGCGTGATTGTCGACAGCGTGGAGTTGCTGGCGCCCGGCTCGCAGCACGGGGTGTTTCTGTCATTGGTGAAGGTGGCCACGGGTCGCATCGTGGCGGTCGCCACTGATGCGGCGGAGTTGGCCAGTGCGCGTGGGCTGGTGAGCCGGCTCGAGCAGCGGCTGCATGCGGTGGAAGGCGCGGTGCGCGAGTATGCGATCTACACGATCGATCGTGAGGGGCGCATCGACAGCTGGAGCGAAGCGGCCGAGCGTGTGCATCAGTGGCCGGCCTCGGTGGTGGTGGGGCAACCCATGACGGTGCTGCTGCCGGCGGACCATGGGGACAGCTACCTCCAGGACACGCTCGCCCTTGCGGCGCGCAACGGCTGGTGTGAGGAAGAGGGGCACCGCCAGCGGCAGGACGGTACGCTGTTCTGGTCGAACACGGTCATCACGGCCCTGCGTGGCGCGTCGGGCGAGGCGCTGGGCTTCTCCGTGGTCACGCACGATCAGTCGGAGCGTCGCAAGCTCGAAGAGCAGACGCGTGACGATGCGTCAAGCACCACGGACTATCTCACGGGTGTGGCGGCGCGCCGGGCGTTCTTCGACGTGGCGCAGTCGGAAGTGGCCCGTGCTCGGCGCTACGGACAACCACTCACGATGTTGCTGGTGGATCCGGACAATTTTGCGGACACGGTGGCGCAGCACGGCGAAGGGTTTGCCAGCGAGTGGCTGCGTGCGATTGCCTGGGTGTGCCGTCAGGAGTCGCGAACGACAGACGTGGTGGGTCGCGTGGGCGGCGAGGCATTCGCGGTATTGCTGCCCAGCACGGAGCTCTCGGGCGGTCTGGTGCTGGCCGAGCGTATCCGCGAGCGCATGCAGCGGCATGTGTTTGCCGGCGACTACCAGGGCGCGCGCTGCACGCTCTCGATTGGTGTGGCTGAGGTGTCGGAGGGCATCACCGGTGTGGACGGGCTCATGACGACGGCCGGCACGGCGGTCGAGCGGGCGCGTCAGGCAGGCATGAATCTGGTGGTCGGGTACGACGACTGA
- the thrS gene encoding threonine--tRNA ligase, with product MIAGPSSNAAADAPITLTLPDGATREVAAGTLARDVVGSIGARLLQAALAVAVDGEVQDLMTPLRKSGTFVVITDKDPRALAVLRHSGAHILATAVRRLRPDAKIGFGPAIDDGFYYDFEVEKPFTPEDLAAFEAEMRKVVAEKYPFVREEVTLEEAKQRFADDPLKLERLADFDGTDEVISTYTDGPFIDLCRGPHVPDTSHLKHFKLLHTAGAYWRGDVKRQMLQRIYATAFFKKDELETHLHNLEEAKKRDHRVLGKSLGLFQLFPQAPGAAFWTPKGTTLYNTLEGFVRERQAEDFQEVKTPLLYNKMLWEQSGHWGKYKENMFLVLDNETGEHDMSLKPMNCPSHYVLFGSHKHSYRELPVRYVTFDVLHRNELSGALSGLTRVRQFSQDDCHVFLREDQIAEEVRFLLEFILGYYDTFGLTATLKFATRPEQRIGSDELWDRAEAALRAALESTGRAYEMKEGDGAFYGPKIDFDVTDSIGRAWQLGTIQLDYNAPERFDLTYTGEDNAPHRPVVIHRAVSGSFERFIAILIEHFGGAFPVWLAPEQVRVIPIAIDYNEHAQALVDRLKKHGIRATLDARNETLNYRVREGEVEKVPYMCVIGRREAEEQTVALRTRGAGKKQDIMTQDAFLERLLHEVSTRALVPASGGAAAPADAASSDAKSEATA from the coding sequence ATGATCGCCGGACCGTCCTCCAATGCTGCTGCTGACGCACCGATCACCCTCACACTCCCGGATGGGGCCACGCGCGAGGTCGCGGCCGGCACCCTGGCGCGGGATGTGGTGGGCAGCATCGGGGCCCGTCTGCTGCAGGCGGCGCTCGCGGTGGCCGTGGACGGCGAGGTGCAGGACCTCATGACCCCGCTGCGCAAGTCGGGGACATTCGTGGTCATCACCGACAAGGACCCGCGGGCCCTGGCCGTGCTGCGCCACAGTGGCGCGCACATCCTGGCCACGGCCGTGCGGCGGCTGCGCCCGGACGCCAAGATCGGGTTCGGTCCGGCCATCGACGATGGTTTCTACTACGACTTCGAAGTCGAGAAGCCCTTCACGCCCGAGGACCTCGCGGCCTTCGAGGCCGAGATGCGCAAGGTGGTGGCCGAGAAGTATCCGTTTGTGCGTGAGGAGGTGACGCTGGAGGAGGCGAAGCAGCGCTTTGCCGACGACCCGCTCAAGCTGGAGCGCCTCGCCGATTTCGACGGCACGGACGAGGTCATCAGCACGTACACCGACGGCCCGTTCATCGATCTGTGTCGTGGGCCGCACGTGCCGGATACGTCACACCTCAAGCATTTCAAGCTGCTGCACACGGCGGGCGCGTACTGGCGCGGCGACGTGAAGCGGCAGATGCTGCAGCGCATCTACGCCACGGCCTTCTTCAAGAAGGACGAGCTCGAGACGCACCTGCACAATCTCGAGGAGGCCAAGAAGCGCGATCACCGCGTGCTGGGCAAGTCGCTGGGGCTCTTCCAGCTCTTTCCGCAGGCGCCGGGCGCGGCCTTCTGGACGCCCAAGGGCACCACGCTGTACAACACGCTCGAAGGCTTCGTGCGTGAGCGGCAGGCGGAGGATTTCCAGGAGGTCAAGACGCCGCTCCTGTACAACAAGATGCTGTGGGAACAGTCGGGGCATTGGGGCAAGTACAAGGAGAACATGTTCCTCGTGCTCGACAACGAGACGGGCGAGCATGACATGTCGCTCAAGCCCATGAACTGCCCGTCGCACTACGTGCTGTTTGGTTCGCACAAGCACTCGTATCGCGAACTGCCGGTGCGTTACGTGACGTTCGATGTGCTGCACCGCAACGAGCTGTCTGGCGCGCTGTCGGGTCTCACGCGCGTGCGGCAGTTCTCGCAGGACGACTGTCACGTGTTCCTGCGTGAGGACCAGATTGCCGAGGAAGTGCGCTTCCTCCTGGAGTTCATTCTCGGCTACTACGACACGTTTGGGCTCACGGCCACGCTCAAGTTTGCCACGCGTCCCGAACAGCGCATCGGCAGCGACGAGCTCTGGGATCGCGCCGAGGCGGCGTTGCGCGCGGCGCTCGAGAGCACGGGCCGAGCGTACGAGATGAAGGAAGGCGACGGCGCGTTCTACGGGCCCAAGATCGACTTCGACGTGACCGACTCCATTGGCCGCGCCTGGCAGTTGGGCACCATTCAGCTCGACTACAACGCGCCCGAACGCTTCGACCTCACGTACACGGGCGAGGACAACGCACCGCACCGGCCGGTGGTCATCCATCGTGCGGTGAGTGGGTCGTTCGAGCGGTTCATCGCGATTCTCATCGAACACTTCGGTGGCGCGTTCCCGGTGTGGCTCGCGCCCGAGCAGGTGCGTGTCATTCCCATCGCGATCGACTACAACGAGCATGCGCAGGCGTTGGTGGATCGCCTCAAGAAGCACGGCATCCGCGCCACGCTCGATGCGCGCAACGAAACGCTGAACTACCGCGTGCGCGAGGGTGAGGTGGAGAAGGTGCCTTACATGTGCGTGATCGGTCGGCGCGAAGCGGAAGAACAGACGGTGGCGCTGCGCACACGCGGCGCCGGCAAGAAGCAGGACATCATGACGCAGGACGCCTTTCTGGAGCGACTGCTGCACGAGGTGTCCACCCGGGCGCTGGTACCGGCGTCCGGCGGAGCCGCTGCCCCGGCTGATGCCGCTTCCTCCGACGCCAAGTCGGAGGCGACGGCGTGA
- a CDS encoding BON domain-containing protein: MRITRTSRALRIRRKKEGAGTLALVALGAVAGLAIGMALADRFGGVDGLARRAGLRSRKRHKDSGWRGDARRSAHFDDLADDDSELAPEAMSHLHFAHQESRGTPARGMKAVDAHPPVAGGARRPVRSAPPVEVLPTGEELEQRVLEAFQNDPILSECAIDITAEADGSVELSGWVALPSEVDYAVTITRGVPGVKQIVNSLVLRPSPAA; encoded by the coding sequence ATGCGAATTACTCGAACCTCCCGGGCATTGCGGATTCGTCGGAAGAAAGAGGGGGCCGGCACGCTGGCCCTCGTGGCGCTGGGTGCGGTGGCCGGCCTGGCCATCGGCATGGCTCTCGCCGACCGGTTTGGCGGTGTCGACGGATTGGCCCGTCGCGCAGGCCTCCGCTCGCGCAAGCGGCACAAGGACAGCGGCTGGCGCGGCGACGCTCGTCGATCGGCGCACTTCGACGACCTCGCCGACGACGACTCCGAGTTGGCCCCCGAGGCCATGTCGCACCTGCACTTTGCGCACCAGGAGTCGCGTGGAACCCCGGCTCGCGGCATGAAGGCAGTCGACGCGCACCCGCCCGTGGCAGGCGGCGCCCGTCGCCCGGTCCGCTCCGCCCCACCGGTTGAAGTCCTGCCCACGGGAGAGGAGCTCGAACAGCGTGTGCTCGAGGCCTTCCAGAACGATCCCATTCTCTCCGAGTGTGCCATCGACATCACCGCCGAGGCCGATGGAAGCGTGGAGCTGAGTGGCTGGGTGGCGTTGCCTTCCGAGGTGGACTACGCCGTCACGATCACGCGCGGCGTGCCCGGCGTAAAGCAAATTGTCAACTCGCTCGTCCTGCGTCCCTCGCCGGCGGCCTGA
- a CDS encoding valine--tRNA ligase codes for MTAPDTSLPTTYDAAATEAAWYPRWTEHGVFTADAARAATREPFVIVIPPPNVTAVLHMGHGLNNTVQDVLIRWRRMAGDEALWVPGTDHAGIATQNVVEKQLAAEGKTRFDLGREAFVGRVAEFVDKTGGEILNQLKSIGASADWSRTAYTFSPELSRAVRETFVRLHEDGLVYKGHRVIHWCPRCGTSLSDEEAEFNDSNGKLYHLRYPLADDPSQSITVATTRPETMLGDVAVAVNPDDERYQALIGKSVVLPLNGVAIPIIADSYTDPAFGSGAVKITPAHDANDFEVGKRHALPMPVIIDAEGMVREVEAAAGRVPAAFQGLERFAARKAVVAALDEAGALVKVENHAHSVRRCYRCDTVVEPRLSDQWFVRMQPLADKALAALRSGELRILPERWEAVYVNWLEGIRDWNISRQIWWGHRVPVWYCANSCGQAPMVSRSDVSACAGCGGAVRQDEDVLDTWFSSWLWPFSTLGWPDDTPDLRAFYPGDVLVTAPEILFFWVARMVMSGCWFLDKPPFHTVYLHGTVRDMQHRKMSKSLGNGIDPLDVVKLYGADALRWTMIAGLGLGVDVMLDPTDLDKSFAPGRNFCTKLWNIGRFLLSRVGTDPVAPVAALDRTQLAPADRWILERLDMAIADCNAALGPARPADLLEWTDGERGRGLRLSEYAEAARRFVWNELADWYLESVKPRLAAEGADREVARAVLAHAFDGALRLLHPIVPFITEELWQKLPQSPDGTFLAQAPWPTASGEPAGIGAEFEYVREAVAAIRQVRAEYNVNPGAWVDATLVAAGDTLDAVAAQVDTIGALARAKVSAAGAAPAGAAAQVVLPSGVELVIPLAGMIDLGKEKQRLETEIAQLDKQLTALDGRLANEGFVAKAPEAVVAAERAKAADWRARLEQLRSKHQALGA; via the coding sequence ATGACTGCGCCAGATACGTCGCTGCCGACCACCTATGATGCCGCGGCCACCGAGGCCGCCTGGTACCCTCGCTGGACCGAACACGGAGTGTTCACTGCCGATGCGGCACGCGCCGCGACGCGGGAACCCTTCGTCATCGTCATCCCGCCACCCAATGTCACGGCCGTGTTGCACATGGGGCATGGCCTCAACAACACGGTGCAGGATGTGCTCATTCGCTGGCGGCGCATGGCTGGCGACGAGGCACTCTGGGTGCCGGGCACCGACCACGCCGGCATCGCCACGCAGAACGTGGTGGAGAAGCAGTTGGCGGCCGAAGGCAAGACGCGTTTCGATCTGGGGCGCGAGGCCTTCGTGGGTCGTGTCGCCGAGTTCGTCGACAAGACGGGCGGCGAAATCCTCAATCAGCTCAAGTCCATCGGTGCCAGCGCCGACTGGAGCCGCACGGCCTACACCTTCTCGCCAGAGCTTTCGCGCGCCGTGCGCGAAACCTTCGTGCGTCTGCACGAAGACGGCCTGGTGTACAAGGGGCATCGCGTCATCCATTGGTGCCCGCGCTGCGGCACCTCGCTGAGTGACGAGGAAGCGGAGTTCAACGACAGCAACGGCAAGCTGTATCATCTGCGCTACCCGCTGGCCGACGATCCGTCGCAGAGCATTACCGTGGCCACCACGCGCCCGGAAACCATGCTTGGCGACGTGGCCGTCGCCGTCAATCCCGACGACGAACGCTACCAGGCGCTCATCGGCAAGTCGGTGGTGCTGCCGCTCAACGGCGTGGCCATCCCCATCATCGCCGACAGCTACACCGACCCGGCCTTTGGCTCGGGCGCGGTGAAGATCACGCCGGCGCACGACGCCAACGACTTCGAAGTCGGCAAGCGTCATGCGCTGCCCATGCCGGTCATCATTGACGCCGAAGGCATGGTGCGTGAGGTGGAAGCCGCCGCGGGTCGGGTGCCGGCCGCATTCCAGGGTCTCGAGCGCTTCGCGGCGCGCAAGGCCGTGGTGGCCGCGCTCGACGAGGCCGGTGCGCTGGTCAAGGTCGAGAACCACGCCCACAGCGTGCGCCGCTGTTACCGCTGCGACACGGTGGTGGAGCCGCGTCTGTCCGACCAGTGGTTTGTGCGCATGCAGCCGCTGGCCGACAAGGCACTCGCAGCGTTGCGCAGTGGTGAGCTGCGCATTCTGCCCGAGCGCTGGGAGGCCGTGTACGTCAACTGGCTCGAGGGCATTCGCGACTGGAACATCTCGCGCCAGATCTGGTGGGGCCATCGTGTGCCCGTGTGGTACTGCGCGAACAGTTGCGGTCAGGCGCCCATGGTCTCGCGCAGCGACGTGAGCGCCTGTGCAGGCTGCGGCGGCGCCGTGCGTCAGGACGAGGACGTGCTCGACACCTGGTTCTCGAGCTGGCTCTGGCCCTTCAGCACGCTCGGCTGGCCTGACGACACGCCCGATCTGCGCGCGTTCTACCCGGGTGATGTGCTGGTCACCGCGCCGGAGATCCTGTTCTTCTGGGTGGCGCGCATGGTCATGAGTGGCTGCTGGTTCCTGGACAAGCCGCCCTTCCACACGGTCTATCTGCACGGCACGGTGCGCGACATGCAGCACCGCAAGATGTCCAAGTCGCTGGGCAACGGCATCGACCCGCTCGATGTCGTGAAGCTCTACGGCGCCGATGCGCTGCGCTGGACCATGATCGCGGGCCTCGGACTCGGTGTCGACGTCATGCTCGACCCCACCGATCTCGACAAGTCGTTCGCGCCGGGGCGCAACTTCTGCACGAAGCTCTGGAACATCGGCCGCTTCCTGCTCTCGCGCGTGGGCACCGATCCGGTGGCTCCGGTAGCCGCGCTCGATCGCACACAACTGGCGCCCGCCGATCGCTGGATTCTCGAGCGGCTCGATATGGCCATCGCCGACTGCAACGCGGCCCTGGGCCCGGCGCGTCCTGCCGACCTGCTGGAGTGGACCGACGGAGAACGTGGGCGCGGCCTCCGGCTCTCCGAGTACGCCGAAGCGGCGCGCCGCTTTGTGTGGAACGAGCTGGCCGACTGGTATCTCGAGTCGGTCAAGCCGCGCCTTGCGGCGGAAGGCGCCGACCGCGAGGTGGCGCGCGCCGTGCTGGCGCACGCCTTCGACGGCGCGCTGCGTTTGCTGCATCCCATCGTGCCCTTCATCACCGAAGAACTCTGGCAGAAGCTGCCGCAGTCGCCCGACGGTACCTTCCTTGCACAGGCCCCTTGGCCCACGGCGAGTGGCGAACCGGCCGGTATCGGCGCCGAGTTCGAGTATGTACGTGAAGCCGTGGCGGCGATCCGTCAGGTCCGTGCGGAGTACAATGTGAATCCGGGGGCGTGGGTGGATGCCACGCTCGTGGCCGCAGGTGACACGCTGGACGCAGTGGCGGCACAGGTCGACACCATCGGAGCGCTGGCCCGTGCCAAGGTGTCAGCGGCCGGTGCAGCGCCTGCTGGAGCCGCCGCCCAGGTGGTGTTGCCGAGTGGCGTGGAGCTGGTCATCCCGTTGGCCGGGATGATCGACCTGGGCAAGGAGAAGCAGCGCTTGGAAACCGAAATCGCACAGCTCGACAAACAGCTCACGGCCCTCGATGGTCGTCTGGCCAACGAAGGCTTCGTGGCCAAGGCGCCCGAGGCCGTGGTGGCCGCGGAGCGCGCCAAGGCCGCCGACTGGCGCGCACGACTCGAGCAGTTGCGCAGCAAGCATCAGGCGCTCGGCGCGTGA
- a CDS encoding Ig-like domain-containing protein — protein sequence MTSRTTDSMLRRRAAALLSAVSLAVAAACANQGMPPGGPPDNAPPRILAITPENASVIGKPRDVEIRFDEVISETPKGAQDLRELVFISPKSGQARVSWSRSRISIRPEKGWKPNTVYSIQIRAGIQDLRANGIDSIIRLVFSTGGPIPATRITGVAFDWAAGRGMPGSVVEAIAEDSTTYQAVADSVGRYELRHLPPGPYLLRAFADRNSNRELEPLEIWDSVRVTFTESAEAEFYAFQHDTVGLRITGVEVSDSNRVLKVTFDKPYRPEQQFLIDSVLVKRPDSSLVMVRLVQTAGQWAAADSARNKAVADSTRAANAANAPKIDSTPAMRARADSAMRARRADSIEAAVAAARRARQAAEREARARGVRYVPPDTTPPPKMNRPKVFTEMFIRLDTALAPQTQYRVEVRGVRSLGEVVRRPSRVFTTARRDTTTRRDTTARPDTTTRRDTTARPAPVRPVPPDTSRK from the coding sequence GTGACCTCGCGTACAACGGATTCGATGTTGCGCCGCCGCGCGGCGGCGCTGCTGAGCGCCGTGTCATTGGCCGTTGCCGCGGCGTGCGCCAATCAGGGCATGCCGCCGGGCGGTCCGCCGGATAACGCGCCGCCGCGCATTCTGGCCATCACGCCGGAGAACGCCAGCGTGATCGGCAAGCCGCGCGATGTCGAAATCCGTTTCGACGAAGTCATCAGCGAAACGCCCAAGGGCGCGCAGGACCTGCGCGAGCTGGTCTTCATCAGCCCCAAGAGCGGCCAGGCCCGCGTGAGCTGGTCGCGCTCACGCATCAGCATTCGTCCGGAGAAGGGATGGAAACCCAACACGGTGTACTCCATCCAGATCCGTGCCGGCATCCAGGACCTGCGCGCCAACGGCATCGACTCCATCATCCGTCTCGTGTTTTCCACCGGCGGACCCATTCCGGCCACGCGCATTACGGGCGTGGCCTTCGACTGGGCGGCCGGTCGCGGGATGCCGGGCAGCGTGGTGGAGGCCATTGCCGAAGACAGCACCACGTATCAGGCCGTGGCCGACTCGGTTGGTCGCTACGAGCTTCGGCATCTGCCGCCGGGGCCGTACCTGCTGCGCGCCTTTGCCGATCGCAACAGCAACCGCGAACTCGAGCCGCTGGAGATCTGGGACTCGGTGCGTGTCACCTTCACCGAAAGCGCGGAAGCGGAGTTCTATGCCTTCCAGCACGATACGGTGGGGCTGCGCATCACGGGCGTGGAAGTGAGTGACAGCAATCGGGTGCTCAAGGTCACCTTCGACAAGCCCTACCGCCCCGAGCAGCAGTTCCTCATCGACAGTGTACTCGTCAAGCGACCGGATTCCTCGCTGGTCATGGTGCGGCTCGTGCAGACCGCCGGCCAGTGGGCCGCGGCCGACAGTGCGCGAAATAAGGCGGTGGCCGATTCCACGCGGGCCGCGAACGCCGCCAACGCCCCCAAGATCGATTCCACACCAGCCATGCGCGCCCGCGCGGACAGCGCCATGCGTGCGCGCCGCGCCGACAGCATTGAAGCGGCGGTGGCTGCAGCCCGGCGCGCGCGTCAAGCTGCCGAGCGCGAGGCCCGAGCGCGTGGTGTGCGCTATGTGCCGCCCGACACCACGCCGCCGCCCAAAATGAATCGCCCCAAAGTGTTCACCGAGATGTTCATTCGGCTGGACACTGCCCTCGCGCCGCAAACGCAGTATCGCGTGGAGGTGCGCGGGGTGCGCAGTCTGGGTGAAGTGGTGCGCCGTCCCTCGCGGGTGTTCACAACCGCGCGGCGTGACACCACAACCCGTCGCGACACCACAGCACGACCGGATACCACGACGCGGCGCGACACCACCGCACGACCGGCGCCCGTGCGACCGGTGCCACCGGACACCTCGCGCAAGTGA
- a CDS encoding D-glycero-alpha-D-manno-heptose-1,7-bisphosphate 7-phosphatase, producing MALFLDRDGTVIADAHYLADPSGVRLIAGAADAVRWANAQQVPVFLITNQSGIARGLITPAQYEATRERTEALLAEAGAAIVQTYHCPHLPDPARPCPCRKPGLGMYQQAAAEHGLDLARAAYIGDRWRDVQPAIATGGVGVLVPGVETPVDDVEQARSALSSRLHVADSLGDAVRWALAALGMTQPIHSNSEPS from the coding sequence GTGGCCCTGTTCCTCGACCGCGACGGTACCGTCATCGCCGACGCGCATTACCTCGCCGATCCGTCTGGCGTTCGGCTCATTGCCGGCGCGGCCGATGCCGTGCGATGGGCCAACGCCCAACAGGTGCCGGTGTTTCTCATCACCAATCAGTCGGGCATTGCACGCGGGCTCATCACGCCGGCGCAGTACGAGGCCACGCGCGAGCGCACCGAAGCGCTGCTGGCCGAGGCCGGCGCGGCAATCGTGCAGACCTATCACTGTCCGCACTTGCCCGACCCAGCCCGTCCTTGTCCCTGTCGCAAGCCTGGCCTTGGCATGTATCAGCAGGCGGCGGCCGAGCATGGGCTCGATCTCGCGCGTGCAGCCTACATTGGCGACCGGTGGCGCGACGTGCAGCCGGCCATTGCCACCGGCGGTGTGGGTGTGCTGGTACCGGGCGTCGAAACGCCGGTGGATGACGTCGAACAGGCACGCTCGGCCCTCTCGAGTCGCCTGCATGTAGCCGACTCCTTGGGCGATGCCGTGCGCTGGGCCCTGGCCGCGCTTGGTATGACACAGCCCATCCACTCCAACTCCGAACCGTCATGA
- the purN gene encoding phosphoribosylglycinamide formyltransferase, which translates to MTPRARLGVLASGGGSNLQALLDHFAGSAQSVGDIVWVGADKPDAGALMRARSHGVATEVLTAPSDGDALVRTLQNLRVDTLVLAGYLKLLPAEVVRAFRGRVINVHPALLPAFGGPGMYGQRIHRAVLAHGATVTGVTVHFVDEVYDRGPIIAQWPVPVLPGDTPALLAARVLRVEHQLLPLCASAVASGAVLLGDDNRVHGELPVPVSPAAPEWQFALTPDDTTLPALLPGHVARLFPR; encoded by the coding sequence ATGACGCCGCGCGCTCGTCTTGGTGTGCTGGCCTCTGGTGGTGGCTCCAATCTGCAGGCCCTGCTCGATCATTTTGCGGGCAGCGCGCAGTCGGTTGGGGACATCGTGTGGGTGGGTGCCGACAAGCCCGACGCCGGCGCGCTCATGCGTGCGCGCTCACACGGCGTGGCCACCGAAGTGCTGACTGCGCCATCTGACGGTGACGCGCTCGTACGCACTCTGCAGAATTTGCGCGTGGACACGCTGGTGCTGGCTGGCTATCTCAAGCTGCTGCCCGCCGAGGTGGTGCGCGCGTTTCGTGGTCGCGTGATCAACGTGCACCCAGCGCTGCTGCCGGCCTTTGGCGGCCCGGGCATGTATGGTCAGCGCATTCACCGCGCCGTGCTCGCACATGGCGCAACGGTGACGGGCGTGACAGTGCACTTCGTGGACGAAGTGTACGACCGCGGCCCCATCATCGCACAGTGGCCGGTGCCCGTGCTGCCGGGCGATACACCGGCCTTGCTCGCGGCGCGCGTGCTGCGCGTGGAGCACCAGTTGCTGCCGCTCTGTGCTTCGGCCGTGGCCTCCGGCGCCGTGCTGCTCGGTGATGACAACCGCGTGCACGGCGAGTTGCCGGTACCGGTGAGCCCGGCGGCGCCCGAGTGGCAGTTTGCTCTCACACCTGATGACACCACGCTCCCGGCGCTGCTGCCGGGACATGTGGCCCGACTGTTTCCCCGCTGA